The stretch of DNA CTCTACCACTGGTGGTCTTATCGACGAGTAACGCCATTGATGGAGAAGTGAGAATAGAGAATGGAGAAAGAGAGAGTGTTGTGGAGAGTGAGCGAGTAGAGTGGGGGTTGTGAGGGAGTGTATATATAGGGTTTGAATGGAAAATGGAAGATCCGTTGTTGGTGCTGAGTGACTATAAACCACCCAAAACAAACACATGCTACTACAATTGGATGGGaatgctttttaatttttaatttttaatttttatattattgtaaaaaaaaaaaactatttattattatcactCGAAATCTTCTTGTTACAACATTATTCATTACATGAAAAAACTATTTTAACCAAAATAGTTGTTATAAGTAAGACcatttaaacattaaaataaaaaaataatacataactttaaaataaagaatatcaaTAGATATATAGATGAAAGGTGCTCTTATGTCTCActtaacttttgaaaaaaaaaatagatattgctaataactttatttatattttagaaataaatttcaatttggTAAATAACAAATGAGCTGGTATCAAAGTTTATTACAACTATTTATTGgttttttgtttgaattgatttattcatttatttttcttttgacaCTAGACTAAATTTACTAAGATAATTAATATTGTATGCTAATTTTAAtaagataaattatttttaagatgaaactcaagaaaataatttatattttgtttataagTACAAGTACAATAAAAACAgttaaagagaaagaaaattactATACGTATActaacatttttaattattaaattaattacatgttatttaattaatatttaatgtatatttatattttaatatatattttgtattaacAAAGTGAACATACCTAAATACTCAAATAGAATATAAATTCAAAtagaatttgattaaaattaaaaataagattatttATTAGACTACATCCATCATGGTGAAAATCTAAAAAACAAAGAACCAaacattattttaataaattacatCCAtcattaaaatcttaaaaacttTTGCAGTAGGTTTGTGACTACTTCATTGCTAGAATATTAAAAAGGATTGCAAATATAAACATTTTAGTTGTCATCATATTATTAAAAGAGAATTTCTTTGATGAAGAGTGAaagtttttattaaatttataaaaaagtatgtgtatgtataattttttactaaaataaaatctttatttttcaccaATACTTCATTGTTCACTATAGCATCACTCACATCACTCGAACTAAAAAGACAATTGAATTGTAAAATTCTCAACTTAGTccctaaaaaaatctaaaaagatATATTAGTTTCTATAAATATCAACACTCCTAATATTTGCAAAACATAATTTTGCTCATtctgcataaagactaatttgTCCAATATTATATACGTGACAATTAACGGTATGTGACGATTTAACAATCCACATAGGCAAATGCCGTTATCCATCATGGTGAAACTAAGATGTGGATTATACCAAAATAATTCTTTAATGACTGATTTCGTAATTAAATTTTCCTAGGAACTAAAATGTCAGACTAAACACATATTCTTCAATAAAAAGGACATgcataaatcaattaaattaaccACGTTTTTCAGTTCTCATTTAATGGAAGCAGTGCTTTGACATGCAGCAGCAGTAACATAATACAACGTGTGGGAGCTAAATTCTTCTAAATgcgcaaattttttttatgtaaattcaTTTGGACTATGTAAGGAACTATGTTAATTCAGTGTTGCATGTTAACTAATAACTATATAATAAGATTCGCGCTACTACTTTAAATTTTCACCATGGTATATAGAAGAATAGCAATATGGCTTTTCATGTCTGGGCAAAATTGTCGGAATCTACACCCCTAAACTGTGTTTGGGATGATGCTGGAGAATGCCTCCTAAAAACCGTTGGGCTTCGCTCCTTTTGCGTTTCGTTTCCTAATGTCAGCATCATAATGTAATAAGGCAGCATCAAGAGCCTGCACCAAAAATGTTATCGTTTTCAAATGTCAATAAGAGGCAACAAGCAATAGGGATTTCGAAAATAGTAACAAAATACAATGAGTTAACTAGGACAATTAGGACTTTCTGCTTGTAAACGCAGGATTTAAACAATTTGGATGTAATTGTTTGAATATcggaaaataatttaaaaaaaatatgatagcaTAATACATTCATCAAAAGGGGATTTTATCAGAACATTGACCACTAAGATGAAGATAGTAAAATCAAAACCTAAGTACCTAACTATAAATGTCGCAATGCTTTGACAAGAAGATTGGACAAGAAATTCTCCTAAAACTTCAATTACCTTAAGATAAAACTCTATGGGATTAGTCATTAATGAAAATACATCCTCCTATTTTTTCATGGCATTCTATTGATGAAAATACATCCAATTGAATATAAAGACAAAAGAATTAGGTGGCAAAAACAACTCTGTATGAGGGAGGGGTTGGTTGGTCGGGAAAGTGCTCGATGCTTTTCTTCTCCAAAACCTATTTATTCAATTAATGATAATAACATAATAGTTTTTTTGATGCCCCTCCCatctttaaaatataataattaacttGCTCAAAAACTGATTCCGCTTCTCGATTTTACTTCGTCTACTTCAGAGGCAGGACAAGCAGAAATTTAAGACCAAACAATGAAACATGGTCAAATGAGTATGGTATGGTTACCTGCTGCATAGGGTGGACAATAAGGGAAACCTGGTGCCGCAGGTCCGACTTTGCAGATACCTTTATTTCCTGGGAATCAACCAAAAAGAAAATGGGAACAGGTTAACACAAAAATTACATGTTTACTACTAATGAAACTAATACAGAGCATATATGCTAGtggatttctttttttttttttggctaaATAAATACCTCGAGTTTAGAATACACTTGTGATATGGCATCCTTTAGTCTTCTGGTCTGTATTTAATTTTGACATGAACGAAACATTAGACATGATAAAATGAAATTAGGGCAATTTTTGATGAATCACTACATAAAAATAGAAGCATATGCATACAAGGGCACGTCACCATCAATGACATAAACCAATAGAAACCCTCTCATCACATCTAACTCGTAACTAATCAATCACTGTAGTGCcaataataattaactttagaaaagaaaaggaagtaaTGCTCAATGAAAGACTGATCCGAGCAGAATATTAATAAGaccaataaaatttatctattaatAATAGTCCTTGGAACCTATTTTGGAATTATTAAACATCAAGAACTCATATGACGTACATTACTTATATTACTGTTTTAACTGCTCGGTTTAGTGGTTCCTTGGCAAGACATCAAAATCTCCATTGATCAATTAAGTTAGGCCTCAATCATAAGTCCACAAGGTGAAGATAATAGTTCAGTAGTTACTATATAACATCTTATAACTAAATCTGATCAAGTGATTAAGCATGTTagaattttaaactttaattataaatcattattaaagcaagcaaaattgattatataatcaaccaaaattttgaCAAAACTGATTAACCAGGACACTTATCAAGCTAATGAATATCCCATATGTCAAGGAACTTCTTACAAAGTAGGCACCAAAGTATTAGAAGAGacaaataaatatgaaattataatataatgtgCTGAAAGCACTGCTCCTTAAAATCAATGGGATGAGAGAGAGGAGGGTAGcaggaaaaaataaataaaaaaataacattcacGACAAAATCAATTGATATACGATGAACTCAGAAAATAATTGTCTCAACATTTTTGTGGTGCAATTTGCAACAATAAATAGTTCTTAGTGAAATCACAAAAGCTCAGCATTTACCTTATTTGCAAGGTTTTGTGTTGTAATTGGATATGAAGACCAAAAATGCCTAAGCAATTCCTGACTGCAAACCCAATGCTGGAAGGAAGGAGACATCACAGAAATATAAATAAGGGCATTTAGGATAAGTGGATAACCCAAAACTAGCAATATAAATAAAACTGAAAGCCATACTACTTGAAAATAAGAACAACACATGCCACTTTCTCAAATAATAAgcaaaacttgaaaaattatcCCCTTATcccttttccttcttttctatccatttctattctttttttgcTTGGCATCTTCCTTTTCCAAAGACCTCAAAACTAATACGGGTTAACTTACATCTAGTAGTTTCTCCTTAGTTGAGGTGGGCAATATATCAAGGACGCTATCCTGAGAATGTTTCCCTATATGAGATTTGGTGCTTGAGATATTTTTGGTCAATTCATTAAGGACCTGAAAAGTAATAAACACCTTTCATTATTTATGACAGAATCATAGTTAAAAGGGAAGCAACAAGACAGGAGAAAATGTTGTCTTAGCATAATATAGagtgataaaaatataatatgaatTTGTCAACTACTCAAAAACTTTATCTTTAAAATGAAAGAATTATGCATTATGCAACACAAATACGTCATTACCTTGAGAGCAACCTCAGGACTAAATAAAGGATCCCTTAATCCTGAAGCTTTGATCTTATATATGGAATCCCTCAGAAAGCTGTAGGCTTCCTCGGAACTCAAactgcattttattttctccattCCAGCTTGGGAATCATCCAATGCTTTTACTGCATTAACTTGTTGGGAATCAAAATAGTCACGAGGATCctggtaaaaaaaaaacagacatAAAAGTCATAACAAACAACAATTATTTTAAGCCCAAAAGAAAATATTGAattaaagtataattttataatttgattatgCACTAGAACTATACGACAAAAGTACTACAATAATAATTGGCACTTAATTCTGGAGACAAAGTTGGACCTTGATGCAGAGTGGTGCAAAACGATGATCATCCTGTGCCTGAAGATCCTCAATCTGGGTCATCTTAGAAATTCTGTTATGTCTTTCATCTTCTAAAACCCCATCGGATTCTATATAGTGGATTGAATAAGAGCTTTCTCCACATGAATAGAAAGGAAATGAGCAACAAAGAAGTTAGCCAGACTAACCCTGTTTTCTCCGGGCAAGAACTTCTGCTGCTGCTCTTGGGTTTTCCATTTCTATATCTACATTTGTATTTTGAAACCCCATTCATCAGCCTAGACCATTGAGAGTAAGAAAAAAATCTAACACAAACACAATGGAATAAGGTTTGGTCCTATCCAATTCAATTAAGAGAAAATTTGAAACAGAAGAAGTTGCATACTTTCAAAACAGAAAACTTCTCCATTATATTTCCAGGGGGGAAAAACCAATCACATAGTTACTATTTATTACCGGTAGTTAAAACACAAATCTTTGTGCAGGAAGAACCTTTTTCAATTACTGTTCATGCTATTGCATCATGTTATTCATGCTACCATAGCAGAATATAACTCAGTATGGTAGGATAAGTGATGTGCACTGACAACTACATATGCTCTTATCCTATTCTATAACGAACACAATCAGATAGAAGACCAGTGGAATAAACAAAACCCTAGCTGGTGTATGTGATACAGTTTCTCTCTTGTATTTTCCCTTTTGAACAAATACCCAGAGAACATAATCAGAAACCACCTTTAATATCAGTATAGGAGTAAAGCACATTGAGAATTTGGGAATTTTTAACCATATTATGAGAAATGTTTTCTTTTATCCTCCTTATAGAGATACAATTAATATAAAAGTACAACCGGCATGCTCTATGAAAATTGACACACAATCATATTAGAAACACAGAAAATCCATAAAAGTGGGTCGAAGAATTACCTAAAGTTTTCCCTTCAAGAACAACTGCACCTTGTCTATTAAGATCTTGCAACAATGTTCTCCGATATAGAGAATTTTGAGCTTCAGATATTTCCTTGGTACCATCACGGAAGATTCCATGATCCTTCTCATTGAATAGAGAGAAAAATATTAGGACGCAGGAGAACAATGCAGCCCTTGTACTTCTTACCCAACAGCACAAAAAGATAACTATGCATGTATGGAGCACTTTTCATTAACTACTAAATGATTGGCAGCATATTATATGGAATATGAATGACTTGCTATAATGGATAATAAATGAAGACAGTTTATTATAGGTTTCGTCCAAACAGCTATAAGAATATAAGGGTAGCATATTCCCTTgagcctggattttattttctcttattttggaACAACAATTTGCAGCTCTTGCACTTCTCTTGTCTCAATACACGATCTCTCATCATTATGGAGATGTGGGTAAAGAAAGAGGATAGTTTATATTTGGCGGGGTAGATTTACCAGCGGTTGAGGCAGCAACACAGGGAACAAGTCAGTCAGGATGGCACTGGTGATCATAAGACACTGAGGAAGACAGAAAATGCACTTTCAAGCATTTTCCCAGAGTTTCCTCCatcctttcccttttctctaTTTCTAAGTAAACAAGATACACTTTAAGGCCCCATAGACTTTATGGCTCAAACCAACTTTGGCAACCAAGCAATGGGTATATATTTGTCTATTTCAAAATCACCAGAAAGTGAGTATTATGGGCTTCTTAATGACACTAAAATAGTGAATCCTTTAACTAACTGCCTTCTgcaacaaaatttcaagcagaaCTGTTGTCACTTGGTTTACATACTTTAGCAACTTCATACAAGACTAAAAGATGGCCTGAGTGAAATATATTCCCTTTGCTTGTGTGTTTCATTGTTCCCAGTCTTAAAAAATGAAGGAAAAACCCTGCTGACTATTGGTTTATATCCTTGAAACAAAACCCATGCCAACATAGTTTACTGCCAATTATCCTCTAACTAAAATAGTGGGAAAGTGTAATTGCAATTTGACAAAGAATAGCTGCAAGTTGCAAATCATTACTTTCAAATAGGGCAAACTTTGCATGAGTTATGAAATCAATGTAAGAAAACATCCTATGTGAGACTAAGGAATAGTTTCATTCACCATACAGGAAGATGAGTGTAATCATCTCCTTGATCTGCTTCCATGTCTAAAGTAGGATCAACCCGCCGAACCTGCAAATGCGGATACAAATAGCAGAAAAAAATACCGAGGTAAAAATAAACGATATTAGAAAGGAGACCCAAAAGATCATCAAGGAGAGTACAACAGAAACAAAGAAAGACCTTCTTTCGAGCTTCAATTTCCAATATCTCATCATCTTTCAAAAAAACAGCAAGATCCTCATCTTCAGCTGCCTCCGCAGCTGCTGCAACGGCATTTTTGGTACTATGGAGATATTCagctttaaaatatttgttccAAAAATCTACTTCACTCATCTTGAGTTTGGATACCAATGCGAAAATAAAAAGACTTGTTATCCAAAGCAACAGATAAACAAATGTAAATGATTATCAAGGAggatattacaaattttaataactCAACATACCTTACTAGGCACAAAATTGAGGAATGCCTGGTGAACAGCTGGTTTTAGGGCGAAAATCTGGAAAGACAATAATACAAAGAAAGTTAAGAAATAAGTCCACATGTcaaactttcttcttctttcttattttagtGAAAAGCAATATAcaattatattagaaaaatggAGTGAAATACAAATAGAGGATAGTGATCCATCCTACCCAAACAGCCACAAATAAATAAGTCCAACTTATAGTATGTCAAGTCCAAAATGTTGCTACCCCACGCTCACATCTTAGTTGAACAGACATTCTATATGGTGCATCCTAGTCCAAGATAATCCAGAATCCCCTGAGCTTGGTTAGGAAAATTCAGCTCTATTGTTCAAAGATTTGGCATGAAAAGGATCGAACTGAACACTTAGTATACTTTTGACACAACTCACATCAATCTGACGACTCAGGGTTCTATCAACACAACTCACATGGGCAATGCATATATTTGGTTGTTTATGTACATGATATAGTTATTACTCATAATAATCATGAACGGATAATTCAGTTCAAGAAACATCTATTTCATCACTTTCTGAATAAGGATTTGGGGAACTCTAGTACTTGGTATTCAGGTGGCTCAATCTAAAAATGGTGTTGCTATATCACAAAGAAAATATGCCCTTGATATATTGGAAGAAAGTGGTCTGTTGAATTGCAAAAATGTTGGCAGCCCAATGGATCCTAATAGTAAATTGTTGCTGATCAAGGAGAGTATTATCCTGATCCAAGGAGATGTTGAAGAGTTGTAGGGAAGCTAAACTGCCTCACTATTACTAGACCAGATATTTCATATCCTATTAGTGTAGTGAGTCAGTTTATGCAGTCCCCTTGCACTGATAATTGGGATGCTATAATGCAGATTGTGAAGTATATCAAAAGACCAATATTTAAGTTGGACTGGAAAAGCCAGTTGATTGATAAAGGGAAGAGCTATATGAAGCATGCCTGATATTTTATCTCCGGTGTCAATTGAAATTTAACCTGGTTTATCTGCAAAATAAAACAAGCAAAGTAATTGATTATGATTATATATGCATACTCCTGAGGGGAAAAAAGgaataaataaagcatatagacacaatgaaataaataaaggtAAGTTGAAGAGTCCAGAAAAGTCTAGAAGGATCAAAATCAGTTAGAGCTTTAAGAGATGTAACTAACATAAGTGTAGAATGTCACCTATGCCCCCTGTGgtctaactatatatatatatataaactcaGTCATCAATAACAGAATCTAATTCACATCTTCTCTTCGCTTTCTGTTTCTATCAGAAATGTTGCAATGCCATCCAAGGATGATCTGATTATTGATTTACATGACCAAAAGTAGCAGTAGTATATATCTACTCTATTCTTGTTGAAAAGTTGCAGAATCAGTATTCATCTTTCAAATACATGATTCATATATACCTAGTACTGGGAACATTTAGTTTGGGATTTCTTGAGTCCACCAATCATATTTCATGTTCTATCCAATTTTCTATTCCTCCATTCACTCATGGGAAAAGCACAAAGCCTGGCATTCAATTTGACATCAGACAAACTAAATACAAGATACAGCTACCAAATATACAGCATTCTCATAAAGACATCCAAGAATGTAGTGATCAGTGACACATCCAAGTGTAATCATAGAGATAGAGAACCAATATAAAAAGAAGCGTTATCATACCCGACCATCACTTGTAGGCTTTGTGTCGAAGATCAAAGAATTCTTAAAACCAATTTGTTGTTTTGTCTTCCTGTTTTCAACTCGATCAAGTAATTgctgaaaaaataataataataataataataataataataacaacaacaacaacaacaacaataacaataataataacaacaccaataataagaataataaagttgcaaaagaaaaaattgactaacatcagaagaagaaaattacattgaaagaaagcaagaataaaaacaaCTGAAAAATGTAAAGGGAAAAACTAATTTGGCAAAGCTGTCCAATCCCTTTGCATATCACCTAGGGAAACCACTTAAAAAACAAGGTGCTATAGGAAAAATACATTAATAGCAAAATCCTTCACATAGTTCTTTTCCATGCATAAAAAACCTTTCATGAATCATAATATCACCCCACACCTTGTTGACCATATAAGTCTCACTAGAGTTTAAAATACAAATGCCATTTGCAAGcctggaaaaaataaaaattaacattacATTGCACTCCAAAATATTTACCTTCTTTGTGGCCCAAAATTCTGATTCTGTCAGCTTTCCACTAGCCACAAGTTCTTTATGAAGCTTCTGCAACTTGCTGCATAAGTTGTACTTTAGCAAAATCAATAACACTGAGGGGAGCATGAATATCAGAACCAAAGATAACCCAATAGCAAGCAGAACATATTCAAATTTCCTATAATTACTAAAATGAGACCTGTTCAATACTCTGAGCCAGAGTAATTAGAGATTGTAACATTTGAAGTAAAAGCACGGTATCAAAGACAACTTGATCAAAACAGCCTCTGTAAGTTTGGATTTTAATTAAACACATTGCTACCATTTAAACCATGTTAATTCACCagggaaaattttttttgtggaaCAATGtagattttgataaaataaagaaatatatttttccTTGTTACAAGATTTTAGCATCACTTCCATCTGGAAGTAATTTCAGAAAatatatgaaagaaaaaattcacTGATCATTGACAGATGTAAGCTCTGGAAGAGGAAACATATTGACAAGTTTCAAAGACagcaaaaatgaaaacaaaaaaattaaacataaatagAAAAAAGGAATAGGAAATTCATCAATAAAATATTGTAAAGTAGAACCATGCACACAAATAAAGAGTCCGCCATAATAAAACAAGATCACTGATAACTAACACTTTCCAGCAAAAGAATCAAAGTGCATTTTTGTAAAACAAATACCTATCTTCTTGTAATAGCTTAATTCTTTGTCCCATTTCAGCAGCACTCAATTGTTCCTCCGAAACAACTTTTGCAGCTTCTCCATGCTTGCTAAGGGCAATACCTGCTCAAACAAAGCAGACAACACATTGGAAGGctatagaaaacaaataaatgaaATTGATAACTCCAAATTTGCTTCATATGATCAGATACTttcatattgaaaataaaattggatGATGAAAATTGAGAAAAAGGAGGAAAGACACTGCAATCTTTGGAAACGTGAAATTGGTAACTGCATATGAtgcatcatatttttttatctagcAAATGTTACAAGAGTAGAAGGGGAGCCTCGGAGCAGCGGATGAGTTGTCTCCACGTGACCTCAAGGTCACGGGTTCAAGCCGTGGAAACAGCCACTGATATAATTATCAGGTTAGGCTGCGTACATTACAACCTTGGTTGCGGCCCTTTCCCGGACCCTGCGTTAAACGCGGGACGCTTGTGCACCGGGTTGCCCTTTAAATGTTACAAgagtaataaatatataatgcaATCAATGTGAAGGCATAGAAACAGAATGATTTATAAATGTAGAACATAAGCTGAATGGCAGTGTGCCACAATTCAATTGTACAAAATATTAATCAATAAAGCCCTCAAAAGGACATTTAaaagctaaataaaagaaaaaagacctATATTGTCATTCCATGATAGAAACTTACCCACTAGTTCCCGGCAAACATGAAGATCTGAAAAGGTTTCTAATTCGAATATGTAACTTCCCTGGAACAACATTTTTAATTAGAGTTCATTCAGCATGAGAAgacattaaaaatttgaatactaAGTGAACTATAGTATACAAAAAAATGGAACTACAGCAAAAGGAGTAGCAAGAGGTTAAAATAAACCAATGACACACCTGTGAATGGGTGAGGTTAAGCCATGGTGGTTTGTTGGATCCCTCTTTAGTGTGTTTATGACCTAAATTTTTTaagcaataaaaaggaaaagacaTCAAGCCCAAAGAATTAAAGTTGCAAACAACATGGACAAGGAACATTCGAAAACtaacaataacataaaaatacgGATCATAAGTACTCTTTATAAATTTGAAGTCGACTTCAAGTTTGTTGCTTGATGTAGGATCATTGGgcttgaaaacaaatttttCCTCAGTCTGCACAGAGGAAACAACATTCCAGCACAAATGATTCATTGATCTGTAGCAAACATAATTACTTCGCTACACAAATTATTTAATCAAACCTCAAATACTGTCATCACACACAAGTATAATACAATACATCAAGTGCCAACTGAGCTAGAAGCTTATCACCAAGTTTATACATAAATTACAAGACACCAACAAGACTaccattataaatattaataataattcacAAATTATTTGTCACTTTGGAAATTTTGGTATATTTGAAACTCACTGTACAAATAATTAATGACAGAGGGAGTAATACAACAATGAGCAACCTGATtccactaaataggatctgTTACATCTGACAAACaatttattgataataatatagaATCCAATTTCAATGCATTGTGACTTGTGAGTACAAAGGTATATTACACAGACACTCAA from Arachis duranensis cultivar V14167 chromosome 4, aradu.V14167.gnm2.J7QH, whole genome shotgun sequence encodes:
- the LOC107482803 gene encoding general transcription and DNA repair factor IIH subunit TFB1-1, with amino-acid sequence MSSGKVVKKAKYKATVKDPGTPGILVLTEEKFVFKPNDPTSSNKLEVDFKFIKSHKHTKEGSNKPPWLNLTHSQGSYIFELETFSDLHVCRELVGIALSKHGEAAKVVSEEQLSAAEMGQRIKLLQEDSKLQKLHKELVASGKLTESEFWATKKQLLDRVENRKTKQQIGFKNSLIFDTKPTSDGRINQVKFQLTPEIKYQIFALKPAVHQAFLNFVPSKMSEVDFWNKYFKAEYLHSTKNAVAAAAEAAEDEDLAVFLKDDEILEIEARKKVRRVDPTLDMEADQGDDYTHLPDHGIFRDGTKEISEAQNSLYRRTLLQDLNRQGAVVLEGKTLDIEMENPRAAAEVLARRKQESDGVLEDERHNRISKMTQIEDLQAQDDHRFAPLCIKDPRDYFDSQQVNAVKALDDSQAGMEKIKCSLSSEEAYSFLRDSIYKIKASGLRDPLFSPEVALKVLNELTKNISSTKSHIGKHSQDSVLDILPTSTKEKLLDHWVCSQELLRHFWSSYPITTQNLANKTRRLKDAISQVYSKLEEIKVSAKSDLRHQVSLIVHPMQQALDAALLHYDADIRKRNAKGAKPNGF